A genomic region of Microlunatus sagamiharensis contains the following coding sequences:
- a CDS encoding FAD-binding oxidoreductase — protein sequence MPKARQLLDAVRPGGPARGLVADLADVVGRDHVRWTAGDVAPFGHDATPLFSGRPDVVVFPGSTAEVAAVLRVASAAGVPVVPRGAGSNLSAGTVPLRGGVVLVLTRLDRVLEVSRDELLVVAQAGASTAEVAAAAGDQGLLFAPDPGSRTVSTVGGNVATCAGGLRGLKYGVTRNYVLGLEVVLPTGEVIRTGGRLWKDVAGYDLTRLLTGSEGTLGVITEVTLALLPMPATASTGVAYFDDLAAASRAVTAILRAGIVPATLEFLDATCIAAVEDFAHLGLRTDAGALLLFGDDGEADAVARDLGRMGDLCTEHCALDVTLAREVAESEALLSARRCTLPALSRVDSLLVLEDVTVPRPRLPEMVDRITDVARRHDLTIGTFGHAGDGNLHPTAVLDVHDEAAVERTHAAFAEIFAAAIELDGTITGEHGVGAAKLPYLRARLGDDQLALLRRIKTAFDPAGILNPGKLGS from the coding sequence GTGCCGAAGGCCAGGCAGCTGCTCGACGCCGTCCGGCCCGGCGGACCGGCGCGCGGCCTGGTCGCCGACCTCGCCGACGTCGTCGGGCGTGACCACGTGCGCTGGACCGCGGGCGACGTGGCGCCGTTCGGCCACGACGCGACGCCGCTCTTCTCCGGGCGGCCGGACGTCGTCGTCTTCCCCGGGAGCACCGCCGAGGTCGCCGCGGTGCTGCGGGTCGCGTCGGCCGCGGGCGTGCCCGTCGTGCCCCGGGGCGCCGGCTCGAACCTCTCCGCGGGCACGGTCCCGCTGCGCGGCGGCGTCGTCCTCGTCCTGACCCGGCTCGACCGGGTGCTCGAGGTGAGCCGAGACGAGCTGCTCGTGGTCGCCCAGGCCGGCGCCAGCACCGCCGAGGTCGCGGCCGCGGCGGGGGATCAGGGCCTGCTCTTCGCGCCGGACCCCGGCAGCCGGACCGTCTCGACCGTCGGCGGCAACGTCGCCACCTGCGCCGGCGGGCTGCGGGGCCTCAAGTACGGCGTCACGCGCAACTACGTGCTCGGGCTGGAGGTCGTGCTGCCCACCGGCGAGGTGATCCGGACCGGCGGGCGGCTGTGGAAGGACGTGGCCGGCTACGACCTCACGCGGCTGCTCACCGGCTCGGAGGGCACGCTCGGCGTCATCACCGAGGTGACCCTCGCCCTGCTGCCGATGCCGGCGACCGCCAGCACCGGGGTCGCGTACTTCGACGACCTCGCCGCCGCCAGCCGGGCGGTCACCGCGATCCTCCGGGCCGGCATCGTGCCCGCGACGCTGGAGTTCCTCGACGCGACCTGCATCGCCGCGGTCGAGGACTTCGCGCACCTCGGCCTGAGGACCGACGCGGGCGCGCTGCTGCTCTTCGGCGACGACGGGGAGGCCGACGCCGTCGCGCGGGACCTCGGACGGATGGGTGACCTGTGCACCGAGCACTGCGCGCTCGACGTGACGCTGGCCCGCGAGGTCGCCGAGTCCGAAGCGCTGCTCAGTGCGCGCCGCTGCACGCTCCCCGCCCTCTCGCGCGTCGACTCGCTGCTCGTCCTCGAGGACGTGACGGTTCCGCGGCCACGGCTGCCGGAGATGGTCGACCGGATCACCGACGTGGCCCGGCGCCACGACCTGACCATCGGGACCTTCGGGCACGCCGGCGACGGGAACCTGCACCCGACGGCCGTGCTCGACGTCCACGACGAGGCCGCCGTGGAGCGGACGCACGCGGCCTTCGCCGAGATCTTCGCCGCGGCGATCGAGCTCGACGGGACCATCACCGGCGAGCACGGCGTCGGCGCCGCCAAGCTGCCCTACCTCCGCGCCCGGCTCGGCGACGACCAGCTCGCCCTGCTGCGGCGCATCAAGACCGCCTTCGACCCGGCCGGGATCCTCAACCCCGGCAAGCTCGGCTCGTGA
- a CDS encoding putative quinol monooxygenase — translation MIFIVVKWPVRPEYADDWRSVVDDFTEGTRGEPGNVFFDWSRSADDPNEWVLVEGFRDGDAGGEHVRSDHFKAAVDKLPDYVSATPKIISEDIAATGWNEMAEIQPRR, via the coding sequence GTGATCTTCATCGTCGTCAAGTGGCCCGTCCGTCCCGAGTACGCCGACGACTGGCGCTCGGTCGTGGACGACTTCACCGAGGGCACGCGCGGTGAACCCGGCAACGTCTTCTTCGACTGGTCGCGCAGCGCCGACGACCCCAACGAGTGGGTGCTCGTCGAGGGGTTCCGCGACGGCGACGCCGGCGGCGAGCACGTGAGGAGCGACCACTTCAAGGCCGCGGTCGACAAGCTCCCGGACTACGTGAGCGCGACGCCCAAGATCATCAGCGAGGACATCGCCGCGACCGGCTGGAACGAGATGGCCGAGATCCAGCCGCGCCGCTGA
- a CDS encoding DUF1707 SHOCT-like domain-containing protein, whose protein sequence is MSTWTPMTGPTTAAGRAQDHPPTHAASDAPLPEPTGVGPAASGSLRASDADRDQVAALLSAAYAEGRLTHEEHDERLERVVVARTFDDLIPLTADLVPLDAPSASVASTPSTFVVGTGSNTEVDRMIAVFGGVERKGRWRVRARSQVTAVFGGVDLDLREADFDAPVVELNVQACFGGIDLKVPAGITVRSETVNILGGTEVKNLGEPVEGAPTLVIKGIVLFGGVEVKGPRPKRWGRGVTRADGVAKHRGWGGGCGGR, encoded by the coding sequence GTGAGCACCTGGACCCCGATGACCGGCCCGACCACCGCGGCGGGCCGTGCGCAGGACCACCCTCCGACCCACGCAGCGTCGGACGCGCCCCTCCCCGAACCCACCGGTGTCGGACCTGCGGCGAGCGGTTCGCTGCGGGCCTCCGACGCCGACCGGGACCAGGTCGCCGCCCTGCTCTCGGCCGCGTACGCCGAGGGCCGGCTCACCCACGAGGAGCACGACGAGCGCCTCGAGCGGGTCGTGGTCGCACGGACGTTCGACGACCTGATCCCCCTCACCGCCGACCTCGTGCCGCTCGACGCACCGTCGGCCAGCGTCGCCTCGACGCCGTCGACCTTCGTCGTGGGGACCGGGAGCAACACCGAGGTCGACCGCATGATCGCCGTCTTCGGCGGCGTGGAGCGCAAGGGCCGCTGGCGCGTGCGGGCCCGCAGCCAGGTCACGGCGGTCTTCGGCGGCGTCGACCTCGACCTGCGCGAGGCCGACTTCGACGCCCCCGTCGTCGAGCTCAACGTGCAGGCCTGCTTCGGCGGGATCGACCTCAAGGTCCCGGCCGGCATCACCGTCCGCAGCGAGACCGTGAACATCCTCGGCGGGACCGAGGTCAAGAACCTCGGGGAGCCCGTCGAGGGCGCGCCCACCCTGGTGATCAAGGGCATCGTGCTCTTCGGCGGCGTCGAGGTGAAGGGTCCGCGCCCGAAGCGCTGGGGGCGCGGCGTGACGCGGGCGGACGGGGTGGCCAAGCACCGCGGCTGGGGTGGCGGCTGCGGCGGCCGCTGA
- a CDS encoding PH domain-containing protein, which produces MDDLFAPPAYAWQRLSPRYVSLRRLTTLIFAPVLLSIPALIAGLALDLWWLAAIFWGLAAVIVVVRWVLIGRTYRAWGYVERDDDLYITSGVLFRSLVAVPYGRMQLVEVASGPLERSFRLATVTLKTASAETDASIPGLDPEEAARLRDRLTELGEAQASGL; this is translated from the coding sequence ATGGACGACCTGTTCGCCCCTCCTGCGTACGCCTGGCAGCGGCTCTCGCCGCGCTACGTCTCGCTGCGCCGGCTCACCACCCTGATCTTCGCCCCGGTGCTGCTGAGCATCCCGGCGCTGATCGCCGGGCTCGCGCTCGACCTGTGGTGGCTGGCGGCCATCTTCTGGGGCCTCGCCGCGGTGATCGTCGTGGTCCGCTGGGTCCTGATCGGGCGCACCTACCGCGCCTGGGGCTACGTCGAGCGCGACGACGACCTCTACATCACCAGCGGGGTGCTGTTCCGCTCGCTGGTCGCCGTCCCGTACGGGCGCATGCAGCTCGTCGAGGTCGCCTCGGGCCCGCTCGAGCGGTCCTTCCGGCTGGCCACGGTCACGCTCAAGACGGCCAGCGCCGAGACCGACGCGAGCATCCCGGGGCTGGACCCCGAGGAGGCCGCGCGGCTGCGGGACCGCCTGACCGAGCTGGGCGAGGCCCAGGCCTCCGGGCTGTGA
- a CDS encoding PH domain-containing protein — MSQPPVPTTAVPGGDDRAPEDAAPVVPDAPVVKQTERPHPLTPFIRGWLVLVAVVVGFGPRLVDPDEREGLASLGLVWILVGVLVICLLAAAAGFVSWRFTRFVIDDEELRIETGVLFKTSRKVAFERIQSVDIIQPFAARLFGLGELRIEAGAGDSGLRLRYLSRTKAARLRDYLLARAHGSTARLADSDDTLAPDVLFDAGVADRTLVTVTPQALVGSFLTSTEFLVPLLVTVGFAVVAATTGIGVVALGGIVPMVLGVFSLVSRRVIAMFHFTLAESSRGLRVTRGLTNLTSQSVPVDRIQGVRLCQPVLWKPFGWWRVDVDIVGYGSRDSENNGGEATSVLLPVATPAQVRVAMSRVLPGFAVEQIATHGVPRRARWFRWFDWWTLRYGWDERAIVTEHGWLVHERHVVPHAKTQSVRIEQGPLQRRLRLADVHVDTPKGPVHSVARQLDEATARKLAWTQLDRARAARAAARVTADPAAEVRPESEDERRSADAVLAELGTGRDRLLGEGGESQVFALDDDRVLRLYRGVHGEDQPLSPVVDQLRGLYGFWERTRAPGDRALQLPLVLDAGTSHGRTWTIDRRFGGGSLAAWLPTADLAGRRAALSSLLDAAEAMAGLPLPVAGFARLVGEGAPQTYPSLVELLQSMLAGPTTRSHAHLTRDVPDVAGVWDRMVRDLARRTVTPTLVHGDFCAPNVYVSPPSPGSPGEAPRVTGVGDFSPHTLQADPLMDLTGAVAFLELETYEGAVADSEWLLGQAVQRYGPEVARWIGVYRRYFAFYFSDTADVEPRTYAWCLRQLDGA; from the coding sequence GTGAGCCAGCCGCCCGTCCCCACCACCGCGGTGCCCGGAGGGGACGACCGAGCACCCGAGGACGCCGCCCCGGTGGTGCCCGACGCCCCGGTGGTCAAGCAGACGGAGCGGCCGCACCCCTTGACCCCGTTCATCCGCGGGTGGCTCGTGCTGGTCGCCGTCGTGGTGGGCTTCGGGCCGCGGTTGGTGGACCCCGACGAGCGCGAGGGGCTCGCGTCGCTGGGCCTGGTCTGGATCCTCGTCGGCGTCCTGGTGATCTGCCTCCTGGCCGCGGCCGCCGGCTTCGTCTCCTGGCGCTTCACCCGCTTCGTCATCGACGACGAGGAGCTGCGCATCGAGACCGGTGTGCTGTTCAAGACCTCGCGCAAGGTCGCCTTCGAGCGGATCCAGTCGGTCGACATCATCCAGCCGTTCGCCGCCCGCCTCTTCGGGCTCGGCGAGCTGCGCATCGAGGCCGGGGCCGGCGACAGCGGGCTGCGGCTGCGCTACCTGTCGCGGACCAAGGCCGCGCGGCTGCGCGACTACCTGCTCGCCCGGGCGCACGGCTCCACGGCCCGCCTGGCCGACTCCGACGACACCCTCGCCCCCGACGTGCTCTTCGACGCGGGCGTGGCCGACCGCACGCTGGTGACGGTGACGCCGCAGGCGCTGGTCGGCAGCTTCCTCACCTCGACCGAGTTCCTGGTCCCGCTGCTCGTCACGGTCGGCTTCGCCGTCGTGGCGGCGACCACCGGCATCGGCGTCGTGGCCCTCGGCGGCATCGTCCCGATGGTCCTCGGCGTCTTCTCGCTGGTCAGCCGGCGGGTGATCGCCATGTTCCACTTCACGCTGGCCGAGTCCTCGCGCGGCCTGCGGGTCACCCGCGGCCTGACGAACCTCACCAGCCAGTCCGTGCCGGTCGACCGGATCCAGGGCGTACGGCTCTGCCAGCCGGTGCTCTGGAAGCCCTTCGGCTGGTGGCGCGTCGACGTCGACATCGTCGGCTACGGCAGCCGCGACAGCGAGAACAACGGCGGGGAGGCGACCAGCGTCCTGCTCCCGGTCGCGACCCCGGCGCAGGTCCGGGTCGCGATGAGCCGCGTGCTGCCCGGCTTCGCCGTCGAGCAGATCGCCACGCACGGCGTCCCGCGGCGGGCCCGGTGGTTCCGCTGGTTCGACTGGTGGACCCTGCGCTACGGCTGGGACGAGCGCGCGATCGTCACCGAGCACGGCTGGCTCGTCCACGAGCGCCACGTGGTGCCCCACGCCAAGACCCAGTCCGTCCGCATCGAGCAGGGACCCCTGCAGCGCCGGCTCCGGCTGGCCGACGTCCACGTCGACACCCCCAAGGGCCCGGTGCACTCCGTCGCCCGCCAGCTCGACGAGGCGACCGCACGCAAGCTCGCCTGGACCCAGCTCGACCGTGCGCGCGCCGCGCGAGCCGCGGCCCGGGTCACGGCCGACCCCGCGGCCGAGGTCCGGCCCGAGTCCGAGGACGAGCGACGGAGCGCCGACGCCGTGCTCGCCGAGCTCGGCACCGGGCGCGACCGGCTGCTCGGCGAGGGCGGCGAGAGCCAGGTCTTCGCCCTCGACGACGACCGGGTGCTGCGGCTCTACCGCGGCGTCCACGGCGAGGACCAGCCGCTCTCCCCGGTCGTCGACCAGCTCCGCGGGCTCTACGGCTTCTGGGAGCGCACCCGGGCGCCGGGCGACCGCGCGCTGCAGCTGCCGCTCGTCCTCGACGCGGGCACCTCCCACGGGCGGACCTGGACGATCGACCGCCGCTTCGGCGGAGGTTCGCTGGCGGCCTGGCTGCCCACGGCCGACCTGGCCGGGCGCCGGGCGGCGCTGTCGAGCCTGCTCGACGCGGCCGAGGCCATGGCCGGGCTGCCGCTGCCGGTCGCCGGCTTCGCCCGGCTGGTCGGCGAGGGTGCCCCGCAGACCTACCCGTCGCTGGTCGAGCTGCTCCAGTCGATGCTCGCCGGGCCGACCACCCGCAGCCACGCGCACCTGACCCGCGACGTCCCCGACGTCGCAGGGGTGTGGGACCGCATGGTCCGCGACCTCGCGCGGCGGACCGTCACCCCGACGCTCGTGCACGGCGACTTCTGCGCGCCGAACGTCTACGTCTCCCCGCCCTCGCCGGGGTCGCCGGGCGAGGCACCGCGGGTCACGGGCGTGGGCGACTTCAGCCCGCACACGCTCCAGGCCGACCCGCTGATGGACCTCACCGGGGCCGTCGCCTTCCTCGAGCTCGAGACGTACGAGGGCGCCGTCGCCGACAGCGAGTGGCTGCTCGGCCAGGCCGTGCAGCGGTACGGCCCGGAGGTCGCGCGCTGGATCGGGGTCTACCGGCGCTACTTCGCCTTCTACTTCTCCGACACCGCCGACGTCGAGCCCCGCACGTACGCGTGGTGCCTCCGCCAGCTCGACGGGGCCTGA
- a CDS encoding TetR family transcriptional regulator, with translation MPPRDADATRARIMAAATAEFAEHGLAGGRVDRIAAAARTNKAQLYHYFGNKETLFDLVFDRYVQTHVTNGWFDPERLPEYAAGVYDYYVQDPVLVRLATWARLERTPTGDLYARAGGVDVQVVARIEMAQAQGVVVDTINPLDVYSLVVGMASSWAQSSLTFTATADDPEAEHARRRTALADAVRAAFCR, from the coding sequence ATGCCGCCCCGCGACGCCGACGCCACCCGGGCCCGGATCATGGCAGCCGCGACGGCGGAGTTCGCCGAGCACGGCCTCGCCGGCGGACGGGTGGACCGCATCGCCGCGGCGGCCCGGACGAACAAGGCGCAGCTCTACCACTACTTCGGCAACAAGGAGACCCTGTTCGACCTGGTCTTCGACCGCTACGTGCAGACCCACGTGACCAACGGCTGGTTCGACCCCGAGCGACTGCCGGAGTACGCGGCGGGCGTCTACGACTACTACGTGCAGGACCCCGTGCTGGTCCGGCTCGCGACCTGGGCCCGGCTGGAGCGCACGCCGACCGGCGACCTCTACGCCCGGGCCGGCGGCGTCGACGTGCAGGTGGTGGCCCGCATCGAGATGGCCCAGGCGCAGGGGGTGGTCGTCGACACGATCAACCCGCTGGACGTCTACAGCCTTGTCGTCGGCATGGCCAGCTCCTGGGCCCAGTCCTCGCTGACCTTCACCGCCACCGCCGACGACCCCGAGGCCGAGCACGCCCGCCGGCGGACCGCGCTGGCCGACGCCGTACGGGCGGCCTTCTGCCGCTGA
- a CDS encoding SDR family NAD(P)-dependent oxidoreductase, protein MTMDSIRGLTKTSTADDVLACIDLTGRRAVVTGAASGIGVETARSLARAGAEVTIAVRNTARGREVAADVEATTGHAVHVAELHLDDLASVHAFVGAWSGPLHVLVNNAGIMDTPLAYTAAGWESQLATNHLGHFALATGLHDALVAAGTARVVSVASSGHASSPFHFEDPFFLRRDYTPNLGYGQSKTANVLFAVEAQRRWGGEGITTNALMPGGIWTGLQKHWDPEVLADLKRTAGDVVKTTEQGASTSVLLATAPELEGYGGRYFEDNREARVVEEIYDVVYGVLPHALDPEAAARLWDVSTALVDAELVRLGLGPTTA, encoded by the coding sequence ATGACGATGGACAGCATCAGGGGTCTCACGAAGACCTCCACCGCCGACGACGTGCTCGCCTGCATCGACCTGACCGGCCGGCGCGCCGTCGTCACCGGGGCCGCGAGCGGCATCGGCGTGGAGACCGCCCGCTCGCTCGCCCGGGCCGGCGCCGAGGTGACGATCGCGGTCCGGAACACGGCCAGGGGCCGCGAGGTGGCGGCCGACGTGGAGGCGACGACGGGCCACGCGGTGCACGTCGCCGAGCTCCACCTCGACGACCTGGCCTCGGTGCACGCCTTCGTCGGGGCCTGGTCGGGGCCGCTGCACGTCCTGGTGAACAACGCCGGGATCATGGACACCCCGCTCGCGTACACGGCAGCCGGCTGGGAATCGCAGCTCGCGACGAACCATCTCGGCCACTTCGCCCTCGCCACCGGCCTGCACGACGCCCTGGTCGCCGCCGGGACGGCCCGGGTCGTGTCGGTCGCCTCGAGCGGACACGCCAGCTCGCCGTTCCACTTCGAGGACCCGTTCTTCCTGCGCCGGGACTACACGCCCAACCTCGGCTACGGGCAGTCGAAGACCGCCAACGTGCTCTTCGCGGTCGAGGCCCAGCGCCGCTGGGGCGGGGAGGGCATCACCACCAACGCGCTGATGCCCGGCGGCATCTGGACCGGGCTGCAGAAGCACTGGGACCCCGAGGTCCTCGCCGACCTCAAGCGCACGGCCGGTGACGTGGTGAAGACGACCGAGCAGGGTGCCTCCACCTCGGTGCTGCTGGCCACCGCCCCGGAGCTGGAGGGCTACGGCGGGCGCTACTTCGAGGACAACCGCGAGGCCCGCGTGGTCGAGGAGATCTACGACGTCGTCTACGGCGTCCTTCCGCACGCGCTCGACCCGGAGGCCGCGGCCCGGCTCTGGGACGTCTCGACCGCGCTGGTCGACGCCGAGCTCGTCCGGCTGGGCCTGGGGCCGACCACGGCCTGA
- the ppgK gene encoding polyphosphate--glucose phosphotransferase, which yields MSEQQASTSPVLGIDIGGSGIKGAPVDLATGEFADKRLRIDTPAESTPEKVADVVAQIVDHFSGQIAPDGPIGVTIPAVVTHGITRSAANIDKSWIDCEAEKVFEDRLGRDIVLVNDADAAGVAEVKYGAAANHPGLVLLTTLGTGIGTAILYRGILVPNSELGHLEIDGHDAEKRAASSVKDKEGLTYEKWAKRLQRYYERVEALLWPDLIVVGGGVSKDSDKFLPLIKINAEMVPAKLRNTAGIVGAAWLAANKETQPGLVRHPTTEQRVE from the coding sequence ATGAGCGAGCAGCAGGCGAGCACCTCCCCGGTCCTGGGCATCGACATCGGCGGCAGCGGCATCAAGGGCGCGCCCGTCGACCTGGCGACGGGCGAGTTCGCGGACAAGCGGCTGCGGATCGACACCCCGGCCGAGTCCACCCCGGAGAAGGTCGCCGACGTCGTCGCGCAGATCGTCGACCACTTCTCCGGCCAGATCGCCCCGGACGGGCCGATCGGCGTGACGATCCCCGCGGTCGTGACCCACGGGATCACCCGCTCGGCCGCGAACATCGACAAGTCCTGGATCGACTGCGAGGCGGAGAAGGTCTTCGAGGACCGCCTCGGCCGCGACATCGTGCTCGTCAACGACGCGGACGCGGCCGGCGTCGCCGAGGTCAAGTACGGCGCGGCCGCCAACCACCCGGGCCTGGTGCTGCTCACCACCCTCGGCACGGGCATCGGGACCGCGATCCTCTACCGCGGCATTCTCGTGCCCAACTCCGAGCTCGGCCACCTGGAGATCGACGGCCACGACGCCGAGAAGCGCGCCGCCTCCAGCGTCAAGGACAAGGAGGGGCTCACGTACGAGAAGTGGGCCAAGCGCCTCCAGCGCTACTACGAGCGCGTCGAGGCGCTGCTCTGGCCCGACCTGATCGTCGTGGGCGGTGGTGTCAGCAAGGACTCCGACAAGTTCCTGCCGCTGATCAAGATCAACGCCGAGATGGTCCCGGCCAAGCTGCGCAACACCGCCGGCATCGTCGGCGCCGCCTGGCTCGCCGCCAACAAGGAGACCCAGCCGGGCCTCGTCCGCCACCCCACGACCGAGCAGCGGGTCGAGTAG
- a CDS encoding DinB family protein, which produces MSVPFPSATEPAGSRTEVFLRYLAYFRDGVGRRVEAMSEEEARRSRVPSGWTPLELVRHLTFMERRWFVWGFEGQDVVDPDGDEVDGRWFVPTDLGVAEVLAAWRQQAAVTDAVLRRYDLGEVGRPSPRWGGAEPATLERVVLHVMQEYARHLGHLDIVAELGGGVTGEV; this is translated from the coding sequence GTGAGCGTCCCCTTCCCCTCCGCCACCGAGCCCGCCGGCTCGCGCACCGAGGTGTTCCTGCGCTACCTCGCCTACTTCCGCGACGGCGTCGGCCGACGGGTCGAGGCGATGAGCGAGGAGGAGGCCCGCCGCAGCCGGGTGCCCTCGGGCTGGACGCCGCTCGAGCTGGTGCGGCACCTCACGTTCATGGAGCGGCGCTGGTTCGTGTGGGGCTTCGAGGGCCAGGACGTGGTGGACCCGGACGGCGACGAGGTGGACGGCCGCTGGTTCGTCCCCACCGACCTGGGCGTGGCCGAGGTCCTCGCGGCCTGGCGCCAGCAGGCCGCGGTGACCGACGCCGTCCTGCGGCGCTACGACCTCGGCGAGGTCGGCCGCCCGAGCCCGCGCTGGGGCGGCGCCGAGCCAGCGACGCTCGAGCGCGTCGTGCTGCACGTCATGCAGGAGTACGCCCGCCACCTGGGGCACCTCGACATCGTCGCCGAGCTCGGCGGCGGGGTCACCGGCGAGGTCTGA
- a CDS encoding YaaA family protein: MLILLPPSEGKAAPARRGRPVDLAALPFPELTPVREELLDALAAVSAEPGAAGRLGLSPGLADEVARNVALRTTPARRAIEVYTGVLYAALDHASLGTGALRRANRTIRVQSALWGPVAPTDPIAPYRLPMTATLPGVGTVAARWRSVLAPVMTGLAGDGVVVDGRSSSYASVWRPTGPAAGAYVAVRVFTEVAGRRTVVSHAAKHTRGLVARWLCEADRLARTPQHVAAVVAEHRPCALVPDGRGGWFLDVEDRER, encoded by the coding sequence GTGCTGATCCTCCTGCCGCCCTCCGAGGGCAAGGCAGCGCCGGCCCGGCGCGGCCGCCCGGTCGACCTGGCCGCGCTGCCGTTCCCCGAGCTCACGCCGGTGCGCGAGGAGCTGCTCGACGCCCTCGCGGCGGTGAGCGCGGAGCCCGGTGCCGCCGGACGTCTCGGGCTGAGCCCCGGGCTCGCCGACGAGGTCGCCCGGAACGTCGCCCTGCGCACCACGCCCGCCCGCCGGGCGATCGAGGTCTACACCGGCGTCCTGTACGCCGCCCTCGACCACGCCTCGCTCGGCACCGGGGCGCTGCGCCGGGCCAACCGGACCATCCGCGTGCAGAGCGCGCTGTGGGGACCGGTCGCGCCCACCGACCCGATCGCGCCGTACCGGCTGCCGATGACGGCCACGCTCCCCGGCGTCGGCACGGTCGCGGCGCGGTGGCGCTCGGTCCTCGCCCCGGTCATGACCGGGCTGGCCGGCGACGGGGTCGTGGTCGACGGGCGCTCGTCCTCGTACGCCTCCGTCTGGCGCCCGACCGGGCCCGCCGCCGGCGCGTACGTCGCGGTGCGGGTCTTCACCGAGGTCGCCGGTCGTCGGACGGTCGTGTCGCACGCGGCCAAGCACACCCGTGGGCTCGTCGCCCGCTGGCTCTGCGAGGCCGACCGCCTCGCGCGCACCCCGCAGCACGTCGCGGCGGTCGTCGCCGAGCACCGGCCGTGCGCGCTCGTGCCGGACGGCCGGGGCGGCTGGTTCCTGGACGTCGAGGACCGCGAGCGCTAG